In Sideroxyarcus emersonii, one DNA window encodes the following:
- the folK gene encoding 2-amino-4-hydroxy-6-hydroxymethyldihydropteridine diphosphokinase has product MKHSAFIGLGSNLADPLAQVSSALDALGRLPQLRVVRRSSLYRSAPVGYLEQPDFINAVAQLETGLTPRALLDALLALEHEYGRTREFCNAPRTLDLDLLLYDDLQHHEHGLTIPHPQMHLRAFVLQPLLELAPDCLIPGIGPAAEAALRCGDQKLEKVV; this is encoded by the coding sequence ATGAAGCATTCGGCATTCATTGGGTTGGGCAGCAATCTGGCCGATCCGCTGGCGCAGGTGTCGAGCGCGCTGGATGCCTTGGGGCGGTTGCCGCAGTTGCGTGTGGTGCGCAGATCTTCGTTATATCGCAGCGCCCCGGTGGGATATCTCGAGCAGCCGGATTTCATCAACGCGGTGGCGCAGCTGGAGACCGGACTGACACCGCGCGCCTTGCTGGATGCGTTGCTGGCGCTGGAGCACGAGTATGGCCGGACGCGCGAATTCTGCAATGCGCCGCGTACGCTGGATCTCGATTTATTGCTGTACGACGACTTGCAGCATCATGAGCACGGGCTGACCATCCCGCATCCGCAGATGCATCTGCGTGCGTTCGTGTTGCAGCCCTTGCTGGAACTCGCACCGGACTGCCTGATCCCGGGGATCGGTCCGGCAGCGGAGGCGGCGCTGCGTTGCGGAGATCAGAAGCTTGAGAAAGTGGTTTAG
- a CDS encoding deoxynucleoside kinase, whose protein sequence is MSLSKYRYIVVEGPIGVGKTSLAQRLADHAEAQPLLEKPQDNPFLANFYQDPIRYALPTQLFFLFQRINEARDMAQMDLFRSRTVSDYLFEKDALFARLTLSDDEYKLYQTIYQGLSPQAPTPDLVIYLQAPAYTLSERVRRRGHRYERTIQDDYLARLADSYGEFFHHYDDAPLLVVNSEHLNFVDNADHFNLLLDRIGKMRGRREYFNVGS, encoded by the coding sequence ATGTCCCTGAGTAAATATCGCTACATCGTGGTGGAAGGCCCTATCGGCGTGGGCAAGACCAGCCTTGCGCAGCGTCTGGCCGATCATGCCGAAGCGCAGCCGCTGCTGGAAAAGCCCCAGGACAACCCTTTTTTGGCCAATTTCTACCAGGACCCGATACGCTACGCCTTGCCCACGCAGCTGTTTTTCCTGTTCCAGCGCATCAACGAGGCGCGCGACATGGCGCAGATGGACCTGTTCCGCAGCCGCACGGTCTCCGATTACCTGTTCGAGAAGGATGCGCTGTTCGCTCGCCTGACCCTGAGCGATGACGAGTACAAGCTTTACCAGACCATTTACCAGGGGCTGTCGCCGCAGGCGCCCACGCCGGATCTGGTGATCTACCTGCAGGCGCCTGCTTACACGCTGTCCGAGCGGGTGCGGCGGCGCGGGCATCGCTATGAGCGCACGATCCAGGATGACTACCTGGCGCGCCTGGCCGACAGTTACGGCGAGTTCTTCCATCATTACGACGATGCGCCATTGCTGGTGGTAAACAGCGAACACCTGAATTTTGTGGATAATGCCGATCACTTCAACCTGCTGCTCGACCGCATCGGCAAGATGCGCGGGCGGCGTGAATATTTCAACGTAGGCTCATGA
- the panB gene encoding 3-methyl-2-oxobutanoate hydroxymethyltransferase, with protein sequence MRKTLTTLQTMRNQGEKIAVLTCYDASFASMMEANGVDVLLVGDSLGMVIQGRATTLPVTIEQMAYHVACVASGSQQAFIVADMPFGTSQVSPRETFAYAVQLMAAGAHMVKIEGGEEMADTVQFLSTRGIPVCGHIGLTPQSVHQLGGYRVQGKGDAAAQKLLRDALALQQAGAGIVLMEAIPAALATEVTAKLAVPTIGIGAGAACSGQVLVVYDMLGIYPGKKARFVKDFMPGAGSIAQAVANYVAEVKSGAFPAQEHCF encoded by the coding sequence ATGCGGAAGACGCTCACGACATTGCAGACCATGCGTAACCAGGGCGAAAAGATCGCCGTGCTGACCTGCTACGACGCCAGTTTCGCTAGCATGATGGAAGCGAACGGCGTGGATGTTTTGCTGGTCGGCGATTCGCTGGGGATGGTCATCCAGGGGCGCGCTACCACCTTGCCGGTAACCATCGAGCAGATGGCATACCACGTTGCGTGTGTGGCGAGCGGTTCGCAGCAGGCGTTCATCGTTGCCGACATGCCGTTTGGCACGTCGCAAGTCAGTCCGCGCGAGACCTTTGCCTATGCCGTGCAGCTCATGGCGGCGGGGGCGCACATGGTCAAGATCGAGGGGGGCGAGGAGATGGCCGACACGGTGCAGTTCCTCAGCACGCGCGGCATACCGGTGTGCGGACATATCGGCCTCACGCCGCAGTCGGTGCACCAGTTAGGCGGCTACCGGGTGCAGGGCAAGGGCGACGCTGCCGCCCAGAAATTGCTGCGCGATGCGCTGGCCTTGCAGCAGGCCGGGGCGGGCATCGTGTTGATGGAGGCCATTCCTGCGGCATTGGCGACGGAAGTCACTGCGAAGCTGGCCGTTCCCACCATCGGCATCGGCGCGGGCGCCGCTTGTTCCGGGCAGGTGCTGGTGGTGTACGACATGCTGGGCATCTATCCCGGCAAAAAAGCGCGCTTTGTCAAGGACTTCATGCCTGGTGCGGGTTCCATCGCCCAGGCGGTCGCCAACTATGTTGCCGAAGTGAAGTCGGGGGCGTTCCCTGCGCAGGAACATTGCTTCTGA
- the panC gene encoding pantoate--beta-alanine ligase — protein sequence MQLVHSVAELRARLAGEQSVAFVPTMGNLHEGHLELVRIARRHGSCVVVSIFVNPLQFGPNEDFDKYPRTLEADCAKLQGLADVVFAPMVGEMYPEKQTVFVEPPPIASELCGAFRPGHFLGVATVVLKLFNLVQPQIAIFGKKDYQQLAIIRQMVIQLNLPITIIGAETARAADGLALSSRNQYLSAEERTEAAFLSQTLRGMGVALKAGKAGYADLEEKAGAALAKRGWQVEYVAVRRQADLGVPGEGERNLVILAAARLGKTRLIDNIEVGL from the coding sequence ATGCAACTCGTTCATTCCGTAGCCGAACTGCGCGCAAGGCTGGCTGGCGAACAGTCGGTCGCATTTGTGCCGACCATGGGCAATCTGCACGAAGGGCATCTCGAACTGGTGCGTATCGCCCGCCGGCACGGCAGCTGCGTAGTGGTCAGCATCTTCGTCAATCCCCTGCAGTTCGGCCCCAACGAAGACTTCGACAAGTATCCGCGCACGCTGGAAGCCGACTGCGCCAAGCTGCAGGGCTTGGCGGACGTGGTGTTTGCCCCGATGGTGGGCGAGATGTATCCGGAAAAACAGACCGTCTTCGTTGAACCGCCTCCCATCGCCAGCGAATTATGCGGAGCTTTCCGCCCCGGCCATTTTCTCGGCGTGGCGACCGTGGTGCTGAAACTTTTCAATCTGGTGCAGCCGCAAATCGCCATCTTCGGCAAGAAGGATTACCAGCAGCTTGCCATCATCCGTCAAATGGTTATCCAGTTGAACCTGCCCATCACGATCATCGGCGCGGAAACTGCCCGTGCGGCGGACGGCCTGGCGCTGTCCTCGCGCAACCAGTACTTGTCCGCAGAAGAGCGAACCGAAGCGGCTTTTTTGAGTCAAACTTTGCGTGGGATGGGAGTAGCTCTGAAAGCAGGGAAGGCTGGTTATGCCGATCTCGAGGAAAAGGCGGGTGCGGCGCTTGCCAAGCGGGGCTGGCAGGTGGAGTATGTTGCGGTGCGCAGACAGGCCGATCTTGGCGTTCCGGGTGAAGGAGAACGCAATCTGGTCATACTGGCGGCTGCCAGGCTGGGCAAGACCCGGCTGATCGACAATATCGAGGTTGGTCTTTGA
- the panD gene encoding aspartate 1-decarboxylase, translating to MQRTMLQAKLHRVRVTQSELHYEGSCAIDDDLLDASGIREYQAIDIYNVTNGERFSTYAIRAERGSGIISVNGAAAHKAEPGDILIIAAFSIYSELELQKYHPTLVYVDENNRIIDRRDKIPVQAAA from the coding sequence ATGCAACGAACCATGCTACAGGCCAAATTGCACCGCGTGCGCGTGACGCAGTCAGAACTGCATTATGAGGGTTCGTGCGCCATCGACGACGACCTGCTGGATGCTTCCGGCATCAGGGAATATCAGGCGATCGACATCTACAATGTCACCAACGGCGAGCGTTTCAGCACGTATGCCATTCGTGCCGAGCGCGGCTCGGGCATCATCTCGGTGAACGGCGCGGCAGCGCACAAGGCCGAGCCGGGCGATATCCTCATCATCGCGGCATTCTCCATCTATTCCGAACTGGAATTGCAGAAGTACCATCCCACGCTGGTCTATGTGGACGAGAACAACCGCATTATCGACAGGCGGGACAAGATACCGGTGCAGGCGGCAGCCTGA
- the purB gene encoding adenylosuccinate lyase: protein MTLSALTALSPLDGRYHSKLEGLRGHFSEYGLIRYRVLIEIEWLKALSNEAGIKELPPFSPASIGHLVQLAAQFSEADAEQIKAIERRTNHDVKAIEYWLREKLADLPETAKALEFIHFACTSEDINNLSHALMLNHSRAEVMLPTLQVLIERLQHLAHQHADLPMLCRTHGQTATPSTLGKEMANVAYRLRRAAQRIADVEILGKINGAVGNYNAHLSAYPDVDWESFAKRFVEARGLTFNPYTIQIEPHDCMAELYDAYARANTILIDLNRDIWGYISLGYFKQKVVAGEVGSSTMPHKVNPIDFENSEGNLGLANALLKHLSEKLPVSRWQRDLTDSTVLRNMGVALGYTLLAYESCLKGLGKLEANPQRLAEDLNNSWEVLAEPIQTVMRRYGIENAYDKLKELTRGKGGINKDSLAAFIQTLDIPAGEKQRLQALSPQTYTGKAAELAKRI from the coding sequence ATGACTCTCTCGGCACTCACCGCACTCTCCCCGCTGGACGGGCGTTACCACAGCAAACTGGAAGGCCTGCGCGGCCACTTCAGCGAATACGGCCTGATCCGTTATCGCGTATTGATCGAGATCGAATGGCTCAAGGCGCTGAGCAACGAGGCCGGCATCAAGGAATTGCCGCCGTTCTCCCCCGCCTCCATCGGCCATCTCGTGCAGCTCGCCGCACAGTTCTCCGAAGCCGATGCGGAGCAGATCAAGGCCATCGAGCGCCGCACCAATCATGATGTGAAGGCCATCGAATACTGGTTGCGCGAGAAACTTGCCGACCTTCCGGAGACCGCCAAGGCGCTCGAATTCATCCATTTCGCCTGCACCTCGGAAGACATCAACAACCTGAGCCATGCATTGATGCTCAACCACTCGCGCGCCGAGGTGATGCTGCCCACGCTGCAGGTCCTGATCGAACGCCTGCAACATCTCGCGCACCAGCATGCCGACCTGCCCATGTTGTGCCGCACCCACGGCCAGACTGCCACCCCCAGCACCCTGGGCAAGGAAATGGCCAACGTGGCTTACCGCCTGCGCCGCGCTGCGCAGCGCATCGCCGACGTCGAAATACTGGGCAAGATCAACGGCGCGGTGGGCAACTACAACGCGCACCTGTCGGCCTATCCCGATGTGGATTGGGAGAGCTTCGCGAAAAGATTCGTCGAGGCGCGCGGACTGACCTTCAACCCCTACACCATCCAGATCGAGCCGCACGATTGCATGGCCGAACTGTACGACGCCTATGCCCGCGCCAACACCATCCTGATCGACCTGAACCGCGACATCTGGGGGTATATCTCGCTCGGTTATTTCAAGCAGAAAGTGGTAGCCGGCGAAGTCGGTTCCTCCACCATGCCGCACAAGGTCAACCCGATCGACTTCGAGAACTCCGAAGGCAACCTTGGCCTGGCCAATGCGCTGCTGAAGCACCTGTCCGAAAAGCTGCCGGTTTCGCGCTGGCAGCGCGACCTCACCGACTCCACCGTGCTGCGCAACATGGGGGTCGCGCTGGGCTATACCCTGCTGGCCTACGAGTCCTGCCTGAAAGGCCTGGGCAAGCTGGAAGCCAACCCGCAGCGCCTGGCAGAAGACCTGAACAACAGCTGGGAAGTGCTGGCGGAGCCGATCCAGACCGTGATGCGCCGCTACGGCATCGAGAACGCCTACGACAAACTGAAGGAACTGACGCGCGGCAAGGGTGGCATCAACAAGGATAGCCTCGCTGCCTTCATCCAGACGCTGGACATCCCGGCCGGCGAAAAACAGCGCCTGCAGGCGCTGAGCCCGCAGACCTACACCGGCAAGGCTGCGGAACTGGCAAAACGCATCTGA
- a CDS encoding mechanosensitive ion channel family protein: protein MSINLSPETIRLLLILAATVAAHAAARLVLQHAEKIAARTSNIWDDSLIEAARRPLPVLIWLGGISFALHLIHRQTGEQLLEYVAPARDIGVVACIAWFLFKLIRELGNNVVSARSRAGEEVDRTTVDGLSKVARITVAVAAALGVMQTLGFSISGVLAFGGMGGIAVGFAAKDLLANFFGGLMIHLDRPFNVGETIRSPDKQIEGKVEHIGWRQTRLRATNMSLIYVPNALFTSIVVENPSRMSHRRIRETIGLRYDDLGKMSAIVAEVQAMLQNHPDIDTGQDTVVAFDQFADSSINLVFQAFSKHTKLSQFHASKQDILLRISDIVAKHGAAFAFPTRTLHLNQPAS from the coding sequence ATGTCCATCAACCTGAGTCCCGAGACCATCCGCCTGCTGCTGATCCTCGCTGCCACCGTTGCAGCTCATGCCGCGGCACGGCTCGTACTGCAACATGCGGAAAAGATCGCTGCCCGCACCAGCAACATATGGGATGACTCGCTGATCGAGGCTGCACGCAGACCGCTGCCGGTCCTGATCTGGCTCGGCGGCATCTCTTTCGCGCTGCACCTGATCCATCGCCAGACCGGCGAGCAGTTGCTTGAATACGTTGCTCCCGCCCGCGACATCGGCGTCGTTGCCTGTATAGCCTGGTTCCTGTTCAAGCTGATCCGCGAGCTGGGCAACAACGTGGTCTCCGCACGCAGCCGGGCCGGAGAGGAAGTCGATCGCACCACGGTAGACGGCCTGAGCAAGGTGGCGCGCATCACCGTGGCCGTTGCCGCCGCGCTGGGTGTGATGCAAACCCTGGGATTCAGCATCTCCGGCGTGCTGGCCTTCGGCGGCATGGGCGGCATCGCAGTCGGCTTCGCCGCGAAGGACCTGCTGGCGAATTTCTTCGGCGGCCTGATGATCCACCTGGACAGGCCTTTCAATGTGGGCGAAACGATACGATCGCCGGACAAGCAGATCGAGGGCAAGGTGGAACATATCGGCTGGCGCCAGACCCGCCTGCGCGCCACCAACATGTCACTGATCTATGTGCCCAATGCCCTGTTCACTTCCATCGTGGTGGAGAACCCGTCGCGCATGTCGCACCGCCGCATCCGCGAGACCATCGGCCTGCGCTATGACGATCTCGGCAAGATGAGCGCCATCGTCGCGGAAGTGCAAGCCATGCTGCAGAACCACCCCGATATCGATACCGGGCAGGACACGGTGGTGGCTTTCGATCAATTCGCCGACTCCTCGATCAACCTTGTATTCCAGGCTTTCAGCAAGCACACCAAGCTGTCCCAGTTCCATGCGAGCAAACAGGACATCCTGCTGCGAATTTCTGACATCGTTGCCAAACACGGCGCCGCGTTCGCCTTCCCCACTCGCACACTGCACCTGAACCAGCCTGCCTCCTGA
- the mnmA gene encoding tRNA 2-thiouridine(34) synthase MnmA — MKSNRKITVVVGMSGGVDSSVTALLLKQQGYEVIGLFMKNWEEDDDSEYCSSRQDLIDAVAVADTIGIPIEAVNFAKEYKDRVFSYFLREYEAGRTPNPDILCNSEIKFKAFLDHAIRLGADAIATGHYAQVREADGAFQLLKARDDSKDQSYFLHRLNQQQLGKAMFPLGQLLKSQVRDIARENGLANHAKKDSTGICFIGERPFREFLNRYLPTKPGDMVTPEGKVVGQHMGLSFYTYGQRQGLGIGGSRETTGEPWFVAGKDMPHNRLIVVQGHDHPLLLNPQLDALDMHWISGHAPDTARSYAAKTRYRQQDAACHIALASADTAHFTFDEAQWAVTPGQSVVVYDGEICLGGGIIK; from the coding sequence GTGAAAAGCAATCGTAAAATCACTGTCGTCGTCGGGATGTCCGGCGGCGTGGATTCTTCCGTCACGGCACTCCTGCTGAAACAACAGGGCTACGAGGTCATCGGCCTGTTCATGAAGAACTGGGAAGAGGATGATGACAGCGAATACTGCTCTTCGCGCCAGGACCTGATCGATGCCGTCGCCGTGGCCGATACCATCGGCATCCCCATCGAGGCGGTGAACTTCGCCAAGGAATACAAAGACCGTGTATTCAGCTACTTCCTGCGCGAATACGAGGCCGGGCGCACGCCCAACCCGGATATCCTGTGCAATTCGGAGATCAAGTTCAAAGCCTTCCTCGATCACGCCATCCGCCTGGGTGCCGATGCCATCGCCACCGGACATTATGCGCAGGTGCGCGAAGCCGATGGCGCATTCCAGCTGTTGAAAGCCAGGGACGACAGCAAGGACCAGAGCTATTTCCTGCACCGGCTGAACCAGCAGCAACTGGGCAAGGCAATGTTCCCGCTGGGGCAACTGCTCAAGTCGCAGGTGCGCGATATCGCCCGCGAAAACGGCCTCGCCAACCACGCCAAGAAGGACAGTACGGGCATCTGCTTCATCGGGGAACGCCCGTTCCGCGAATTCCTCAACCGCTACCTGCCCACCAAGCCCGGTGACATGGTCACGCCGGAGGGTAAAGTGGTGGGGCAGCACATGGGGCTGTCGTTCTACACCTACGGCCAGCGCCAGGGGCTGGGCATCGGCGGTTCGCGCGAGACCACCGGCGAGCCGTGGTTCGTCGCCGGCAAGGACATGCCGCACAACCGCCTGATCGTGGTGCAGGGCCACGATCACCCCTTGCTGCTCAATCCGCAGCTCGATGCACTGGATATGCACTGGATCAGCGGCCATGCACCCGACACCGCGCGCAGCTACGCCGCCAAGACCCGTTATCGCCAGCAGGATGCTGCCTGCCACATCGCCCTTGCCAGCGCCGATACCGCGCACTTCACTTTCGACGAAGCGCAGTGGGCCGTCACGCCGGGCCAGTCCGTCGTGGTTTACGACGGCGAGATCTGCCTCGGCGGCGGCATCATCAAGTAA
- a CDS encoding NUDIX hydrolase, whose protein sequence is MIWKPHATVAAVLEQDGKFLLVEEHTPHGLLFNQPAGHWEANETLPAGAVREALEESAYEFEPEYLIGVYRWHSTASDTTYLRFAFGGRILAHHPERALDKGIVRAVWMTPDEIRATQARHRSPLILRCVEDYIAGKRYPLDLITHYE, encoded by the coding sequence ATGATCTGGAAACCACACGCCACCGTCGCAGCCGTCCTCGAGCAGGATGGCAAGTTCTTGCTGGTGGAAGAACACACCCCGCATGGCCTGCTGTTCAACCAACCAGCCGGGCACTGGGAAGCAAACGAGACCCTGCCCGCAGGGGCGGTACGCGAAGCATTGGAAGAATCCGCCTACGAATTCGAGCCGGAATACCTGATCGGCGTCTATCGCTGGCATTCCACCGCATCCGACACCACCTATCTGCGTTTTGCCTTCGGTGGTCGCATCCTCGCCCATCATCCCGAACGCGCGCTGGACAAGGGCATCGTGCGCGCAGTATGGATGACGCCGGATGAGATCCGTGCCACCCAGGCACGCCATCGCAGCCCTCTGATCCTGCGTTGCGTCGAAGATTACATCGCGGGCAAGCGTTATCCGCTGGATTTGATTACGCACTATGAGTAA
- the queA gene encoding tRNA preQ1(34) S-adenosylmethionine ribosyltransferase-isomerase QueA produces the protein MRTDEFDFILPERLIAQHPPARRGASRLLLVGRSGLQDHQFVDLQGLVREHDLLVLNDTRVLKARLFGEKESGGKVEVLVERVLDEHGVLAQVRVSKAPKPDSRLLLAEKLWVRVLGRDGEFFRLHFEGDEPVYTLLERYGHLPLPPYITHAAEAEDDERYQTVFAREPGAVAAPTAGLHFGEEMLQTLRGKGVDIAYVTLHVGAGTFKPVRAERIDEHVMHSERYSIPQATVDAVAAAMAKGGRVIAVGTTSLRALESAASGGGLAAGAGETAIFITPGYRFRVVDVLLTNFHLPKSTLLMLVCAFGGMDKMLAAYRHAVEQEYRFFSYGDAMLIEREQ, from the coding sequence ATGCGCACCGACGAATTCGACTTCATTTTGCCAGAGCGATTGATCGCCCAGCATCCGCCCGCCCGGCGAGGGGCGAGCCGTTTGTTGCTGGTTGGGCGATCGGGTCTGCAAGACCATCAATTCGTCGATCTGCAGGGATTGGTGCGGGAACATGACCTGCTGGTTCTGAACGATACCCGTGTGCTGAAGGCCCGCCTGTTCGGCGAAAAGGAGAGTGGGGGCAAGGTCGAGGTGCTGGTCGAGCGGGTGCTGGATGAGCATGGCGTGCTGGCGCAAGTCCGCGTCAGCAAGGCCCCCAAACCGGATAGCCGGTTGTTGCTGGCCGAAAAGTTGTGGGTGCGGGTATTGGGGCGTGACGGCGAATTCTTCCGGCTGCATTTCGAGGGCGATGAGCCGGTATATACCCTGTTGGAGCGATATGGCCATTTGCCCTTGCCGCCTTATATTACCCATGCTGCCGAAGCGGAGGACGACGAACGCTATCAGACCGTGTTTGCACGGGAGCCCGGCGCTGTGGCGGCCCCCACGGCCGGATTGCACTTCGGCGAGGAGATGCTGCAAACCCTGCGTGGCAAAGGTGTGGATATCGCCTACGTGACCTTGCATGTCGGCGCAGGGACCTTCAAGCCGGTGCGCGCCGAACGGATCGATGAGCATGTCATGCACAGCGAACGCTACAGCATTCCGCAAGCCACAGTGGATGCAGTTGCGGCAGCGATGGCAAAGGGGGGGCGGGTCATCGCGGTGGGGACGACCAGCCTGCGCGCCCTGGAAAGTGCGGCATCCGGCGGCGGATTGGCGGCGGGGGCTGGCGAGACGGCCATCTTCATTACGCCCGGATACCGTTTCAGGGTGGTCGATGTATTGCTCACCAATTTCCATTTGCCGAAATCCACCTTGCTCATGCTGGTGTGCGCTTTCGGGGGCATGGATAAGATGCTTGCGGCGTACCGTCATGCGGTGGAACAGGAATATCGTTTCTTCAGCTATGGCGATGCGATGTTGATAGAAAGAGAACAATGA
- the tgt gene encoding tRNA guanosine(34) transglycosylase Tgt has product MKFTLHNTSGAARRGTLDLAHGKLETPAFMPVGTYGTVKAMSPQELKDMGAQIVLGNTFHLWLRPGLEVIAAHGGLHRFMGWDRPILTDSGGFQVFSLGPLRKITGGGVEFKSPVNGDKCFLSPEESMRIQRVLNSDIVMIFDECTPYPADEKVAGESMRMSLSWAERSKRAHEGNVNALFGIVQGGMHEQLRDESLRGLMDIGFDGFAIGGLSVGEPKEDMLRILQHTAPQLPQDKPRYLMGVGTPEDLVDAVGHGIDMFDCVMPTRNARNGHLFTRFGDVRIKNAQYRLDTSPLDAQCTCYTCRNFSRAYLHHLHRLNEILGARLNSIHNLHYYQELMADMRAAIERGQFAEFAAGFRRARAGL; this is encoded by the coding sequence ATGAAATTCACTTTACATAACACCTCGGGTGCCGCCCGTCGCGGGACGCTGGATCTGGCTCACGGCAAGCTGGAGACACCAGCTTTCATGCCGGTCGGCACTTATGGCACGGTCAAGGCGATGTCCCCGCAGGAGCTGAAGGACATGGGGGCGCAGATCGTGCTCGGCAATACTTTCCATCTGTGGCTGCGCCCGGGGCTGGAAGTCATCGCCGCCCACGGCGGCCTGCATCGCTTCATGGGCTGGGACAGGCCCATCCTCACCGATTCGGGCGGTTTCCAGGTTTTCAGCCTGGGGCCGCTGCGCAAGATCACCGGCGGCGGCGTGGAATTCAAATCGCCGGTCAACGGCGACAAATGTTTCCTCTCCCCGGAAGAGTCGATGCGCATCCAGCGCGTGCTGAATTCCGACATTGTGATGATCTTCGACGAATGCACCCCCTATCCGGCAGACGAGAAAGTGGCAGGGGAGTCGATGCGCATGTCGTTGAGCTGGGCCGAGCGCAGCAAGCGGGCGCATGAGGGCAATGTCAACGCGCTGTTCGGCATCGTGCAAGGTGGCATGCATGAGCAGCTGCGCGACGAATCGCTGCGCGGATTGATGGATATCGGTTTCGACGGTTTCGCCATCGGCGGCCTGTCAGTGGGCGAGCCGAAAGAGGATATGCTGCGCATCCTGCAGCACACTGCGCCGCAACTGCCGCAGGACAAGCCGCGCTACCTGATGGGCGTGGGGACGCCGGAAGACCTGGTGGATGCGGTGGGGCATGGCATCGACATGTTCGACTGCGTGATGCCTACGCGCAATGCGCGCAACGGCCACCTGTTCACGCGTTTCGGCGATGTGCGCATCAAGAATGCGCAATACCGGCTGGATACCAGTCCGCTGGACGCGCAATGCACTTGCTATACCTGCAGGAATTTCAGCCGTGCCTACCTGCACCACCTGCACCGTCTCAACGAGATACTCGGTGCGCGGCTGAATTCCATCCACAACCTGCATTACTACCAGGAACTGATGGCGGACATGCGTGCGGCCATCGAGCGCGGACAGTTTGCCGAATTTGCGGCCGGATTTCGCCGGGCGCGGGCTGGTTTGTAG
- the yajC gene encoding preprotein translocase subunit YajC — protein MFISNAYADGAAAAPQGGDFMQFLPLVALLAVFYFLILRPQQKRVKEQKAMIEALQKGDEVATVGGVLGKVVKVGEDNVAVEISDNVVVQVQKAAVQNVLPKGTIKSI, from the coding sequence ATGTTCATCAGCAACGCTTATGCGGACGGCGCAGCGGCGGCCCCGCAGGGCGGGGACTTCATGCAGTTCCTGCCTTTGGTCGCCTTGCTGGCGGTGTTCTATTTCCTCATCCTGCGCCCGCAGCAAAAGCGCGTCAAAGAGCAGAAGGCCATGATAGAGGCGTTGCAGAAGGGTGACGAGGTCGCCACCGTCGGCGGCGTGCTCGGCAAAGTCGTGAAGGTCGGCGAAGACAATGTGGCGGTCGAGATATCCGACAACGTCGTGGTCCAGGTGCAAAAAGCCGCAGTGCAGAACGTCCTGCCCAAGGGTACGATCAAGTCGATCTGA